A window of the Diabrotica undecimpunctata isolate CICGRU chromosome 1, icDiaUnde3, whole genome shotgun sequence genome harbors these coding sequences:
- the LOC140432815 gene encoding peptidyl-prolyl cis-trans isomerase, rhodopsin-specific isozyme-like isoform X1 — protein MGLNNFNVRIVLLLVIASCVQGSEYKITDQVYFDIQIEDEFLGRIVFGLFGEIAPKTCKNFKELVEPGVNGKTYVGTKFHTALRKVMIQGGDIVNNDGTGSVSIYGEYFDDETFLIKHESAGLLAMANVGPDTNGCQFLITTMACPWLDGKNVIFGKVLKGAGVVHKIERMKTDIYDQLVNHIFISNAGIIDTTPFYEKAKNYELTFWAWIKAGWFPLSFSFAILGFFQFIMAQLNKYELTKLA, from the exons AtgggtttaaataattttaatgttcgTATTGTTTTGCTGCTTGTGATTGCGAGTTGTGTTCAG gGATCTGAATATAAAATAACAGATCAAGTATATTTCGATATTCAAATTGAAGATGAATTCCTAGGAAGAATAGTGTTTGGATTATTCGGGGAAATAGCACCAAAAACATGTAAAAATTTTAAGGAACTGGTCGAACCCGGAGTTAATGGGAAGACGTACGTTGGCACCAAATTCCACACGGCTCTCCGAAAAGTAATGATCCAAG GTGGTGATATCGTGAACAACGATGGTACTGGCTCAGTGAGTATTTATGGTGAATATTTTGATGACGAAACCTTTCTCATAAAACATGAATCTGCTGGTTTGCTGGCTATGGCCAACGTAG GTCCTGATACAAATGGTTGCCAGTTCTTAATAACCACAATGGCTTGTCCTTGGTTGGATGGAAAAAATGTTATATTTGGAAAG GTCCTTAAAGGAGCTGGAGTTGTTCACAAAATTGAACGTATGAAAACGGATATTTATGATCAACTTGTTAACCATATTTTCATATCCAATGCCGGGATCATCGACACCACACCGTTTTACGAAAAAGCAAAGAACTATGA GTTAACTTTCTGGGCTTGGATCAAAGCAGGATGGTTCCCATTAAGCTTCTCGTTTGCGATCTTAGGATTTTTCCAATTTATAATGGCACAGCTGAATAAATACGAATTAACGAAGTTAGCGTAA
- the LOC140432815 gene encoding peptidyl-prolyl cis-trans isomerase, rhodopsin-specific isozyme-like isoform X2: MGKNFRGSEYKITDQVYFDIQIEDEFLGRIVFGLFGEIAPKTCKNFKELVEPGVNGKTYVGTKFHTALRKVMIQGGDIVNNDGTGSVSIYGEYFDDETFLIKHESAGLLAMANVGPDTNGCQFLITTMACPWLDGKNVIFGKVLKGAGVVHKIERMKTDIYDQLVNHIFISNAGIIDTTPFYEKAKNYELTFWAWIKAGWFPLSFSFAILGFFQFIMAQLNKYELTKLA; the protein is encoded by the exons ATGGGTAAGAATTTTAgg gGATCTGAATATAAAATAACAGATCAAGTATATTTCGATATTCAAATTGAAGATGAATTCCTAGGAAGAATAGTGTTTGGATTATTCGGGGAAATAGCACCAAAAACATGTAAAAATTTTAAGGAACTGGTCGAACCCGGAGTTAATGGGAAGACGTACGTTGGCACCAAATTCCACACGGCTCTCCGAAAAGTAATGATCCAAG GTGGTGATATCGTGAACAACGATGGTACTGGCTCAGTGAGTATTTATGGTGAATATTTTGATGACGAAACCTTTCTCATAAAACATGAATCTGCTGGTTTGCTGGCTATGGCCAACGTAG GTCCTGATACAAATGGTTGCCAGTTCTTAATAACCACAATGGCTTGTCCTTGGTTGGATGGAAAAAATGTTATATTTGGAAAG GTCCTTAAAGGAGCTGGAGTTGTTCACAAAATTGAACGTATGAAAACGGATATTTATGATCAACTTGTTAACCATATTTTCATATCCAATGCCGGGATCATCGACACCACACCGTTTTACGAAAAAGCAAAGAACTATGA GTTAACTTTCTGGGCTTGGATCAAAGCAGGATGGTTCCCATTAAGCTTCTCGTTTGCGATCTTAGGATTTTTCCAATTTATAATGGCACAGCTGAATAAATACGAATTAACGAAGTTAGCGTAA